From Vigna unguiculata cultivar IT97K-499-35 chromosome 5, ASM411807v1, whole genome shotgun sequence, the proteins below share one genomic window:
- the LOC114184539 gene encoding uncharacterized protein LOC114184539, translated as MVMQQMEAARVVAEDAHRQHMEALRQLEENKTAATAFADQWLKDLERIFDAKMCSTENRLAFTVYMLTGEGGKFVTEYAEKFKHLSRFYTLPFDEEWRCHKFENGLRDDIRLMVAPLSIKDFAALVQKAKVMEKMKNEVEGQRPQQPQRIGRPFGSKPRHEERRRPYDRPHHQSQGSRSLPPQQGRMQCYTCRGPHLRSVCPRMEGYRRCNNYGKEGHFEKDCPTLARTAAHPPVQTPTQHQQRNKGNKPQAMGRVYSMTEAEAAGSGNLVIGYCVMFGMRCCVLYDSGATHSFVSDACVKKLGLSV; from the exons ATGGTGATGCAGCAAATGGAGGCTGCTAGGGTAGTTGCGGAGGATGCTCACAGGCAACATATGGAAGCTCTCCGACAGTTGGAAGAGAACAAGACGGCTGCAACCGCTTTCG cagaccaatggctgaaggattTGGAGCGCATCTTTGATGCGAAGATGTGCTCAACGGAGAACAGGCTGGCTTTCACAGTATACATGCTCACCGGGGAG GGAGGGAAGTTTGTAACAGAgtatgctgagaagttcaagcacctCAGTCGCTTCTATACACTGCCATTTGATGAAGAGTGGAGATGCCACAAGTTCGAGAATGGTCTTCGCGAcgatattcgcttgatggtggccccattatccatcaaggactttgctgcTCTGGTGCAGAAGGCCaaggtgatggagaagatgaagaacgaAGTGGAAGGTCAGCGCCCACAACAGCCACAAAGGATTGGTAGACCATTTGGGTCCAAGCCCAGacatgaggagcggaggagaccgtATGACAGACCTCACCATCAGTCTCAGGGGTCTAGGAGCCTTCCTCCCCAGCAAGGCCGAATGCAGTGCTACACATGTAGGGGCCCTCATTTGCGGAGTGTCTGCCCACGCATGGAAGGCTACCGTAGATGCAACAATtatggcaaggaaggccacttcgAGAAGGACTGTCCCACCCTTGCCAGGACAGCGGCACACCCTCCAGTACAAACTCCTACCCAGCACCAACAGAGGAACAAAGGCAACAAGCCTCAGGCGATGGGTAGAGTCTACTCTATGACAGAAGCAGAGGCTGCAGgctcaggtaaccttgttatagGTTATTGTGTTATGTTTGGGATGAGatgttgtgtgttgtatgattctggagcgacacactcctttgtgtcagatGCTTGTGTGAAAAAGTTGGGTTTGTCGGTGTAG